The genomic DNA CGAGCGCCGGCCGACCGACGCGGACCGGTGCGGGCACCGGCGCCGGCAGGCGCGGGGCGAGTTCGGGCAGCCAGCGCTGCTCGCCGGCGACGAGGTGCGCCCCGAGCTCGCGGCGCGGCATCCGCACCGCCAGGCGCTCGCCCAGCCGGAAGACCGTGTTGTCCCACCCGCTCGCGACCTCGCGCACCGGGCCCGCCAGATCGGGATGCTGCGCCGCGACGAGCGCGGCGACGAGCGACGGGTCCGACGCGACATCGGCCGGGGGAGCATCGGGCGCCTGCCGCACCGGCGAGGCACCCGTCGCCGACATCGGCGAGGCATCCGTCGCCGACGCCGGCACCGAGGCATCCGTCGCCATGCCCGGCCGTGAGGCATCCCAACCCGACATCCCGCCTCCGCACCCCGGCCGCGCCCGCCGAACTCGCCGCTGCGCGGGCGCTCGATCTCCACCAGAATAGGGCTCATGACCCGAGCGGAACCCGTGGGGGACGCCGCTGTGCCCTTCCGGATCAGCTTCGTGTGCACCGGCAACATCTGCCGCTCACCGATGGCCGAAGTGGTGCTGCGATCCCTCGCCGAGCACGCGGGGCTCGACGGCGCGCTCGCGATCGAGTCGGCCGCGACCGGCGACTGGCACGTCGGCGAGCAGGCCGACCAGCGCACCATCGACGCACTCGACCGCGCGGGCTACGACGGCTCGAAGCACCGGGCACGGCAGTTCGACCCGACGAACTTCGGCGAGCTCGACCTCGTGGTCGCGTTCGACCGCGGGCAGGCCCGCATCCTGCGCAACTGGGCGACGAACGCGACCGACCAGCACAAGGTGCGCCTGCTGCTCGAATTCGAGCCCGAACTGGCGCCGTTGCAGGACGTGCCCGACCCCTACTACTCGGATGCGGAAACCTTCGATCGAGTTCTTGGGATGATAGAGCGGTCGACCAAGGCGCTCTTCCGGCAACTCGCGCCGGCTCTCAGACAAGGAATCCGATGACTTCGCTGCCTCCCCAGCCGCTCAGCCCGCTCGATGGACGCTACCGCGCGGCGGTCGGGTCGCTGGGCGAGCATCTCTCCGAGGCCGGGCTCAATCGCGCGCGCATCCACGTCGAGGTCGAGTGGCTGATCGCCCAGACCGACCGCGGCTTCTTCGGCACGCAGCCGCTCACGCCCTCGCAGAAGGACGCCCTCCGCGCGGTCGTGACCGACTTCGGCCAGGCCGACATCGACGAGCTCGCCGCGCTCGAGGCGACGACCCGGCACGACGTGAAGGCCGTCGAGTACTACGTGCGCCGGCGGCTCGAGCTACTCGGCCTCGACTCGATCGCCGAGCTCACCCACTTCGCGTGCACGAGCGAAGACATCAACAACCTCTCGTACGCGATCACCGTGCGCGATGCGGTGCAGCAGATCTGGCTGCCGAAGCTCGGTCTCGTGATCTCACGCTTGACCGAGCTCGCCGAGGAGCACCGGGATGCCTCGATGCTCTCGCGCACGCACGGCCAGCCCGCGACGCCCACCACGATGGGCAAAGAGCTCGCGGTGTTCGCGCACCGGCTGCAGCGCATCGCCCGGCAGGTCGAGGCGACCGAGTACCTGGGCAAGTTCTCGGGCGCGACCGGCACGTTCTCGGCGCACGTCGTCGCGGTGCCGGATGTCTCGTGGCCCGACGTGTCGCGCGAGTTCGTCGAGTCGCTCGGGCTCACCTGGAACCCGCTCACCACGCAGATCGAATCGCACGACTGGCAGGCCGAGCTCTACGGCCGCGTCTCGCACGCCAACCGCGTGCTGCACAACCTCGCGACCGACATCTGGACCTACATCTCGCTCGGCTACTTCCGGCAGATCCCGGCCGCCGGCGCGACCGGCTCATCGACGATGCCGCACAAGGTCAACCCGATCCGGTTCGAGAACGCCGAGGCGAACCTCGAGCTCTCGAGCGCCGTGCTCGACTCGCTCGCCGCGACCCTCGTCACCTCGCGGCTGCAGCGCGACCTCACCGACTCGTCGGCGCAGCGCAACATCGGCGTCGGGTTCGGGCACTCGCTGCTCGCGCTCGACAACCTGCTGCGCGGGCTCGGCGAGATCGACCTCGACCGGGCGCTGCTGCTCGACGACCTCGACCACAACTGGGAGGTGCTGGGCGAGGCGATCCAGACCGTCATCCGCGGCGAGGTCGTCGCGGGCCGGTCGACGATCAGCGACCCGTACGCGCTGCTCAAGGAGCTCACGCGCGGCAAGCGGGTCGGTGCGGCCGAGCTGGCGGCCTTCGTGTCGTCGCTCGAGATCGGGGATGCCGCGACGCAGCGGCTGCTCGCGCTCACGCCCGCGTCGTACGTGGGCCTGGCCGACGAACTCGTCGACCGGCTGGCGCCGCACGACTGAGGTCGATTTGCGCGTATGAGCCTGGCCTGGCCGAGCCTCAGTCGCTCAGATCGACCTCAGTCGCTCAGATCGACCTCAGTCGCGAGCGAGGCAGCGGCGGGCTAGTGCAGGCCCGGGCGGTCCTCGGTGTGCTCGTCGGGGCCGTCGCCCTCGAGTTCGGCGCGCTCGGACGCGTCGGGCTTGATCGCCATCTGCAGCAGCGCGAGCACGACCAGCACGACGATGAACACGCCGCCGGTGCCGATGAGCGCGGTGATCCAGTCGTGCGTGCCGGCCAGCACGATCACGCCGACGAAGATCGCGGCGATCGCGGCGCCGCCGACGTACTCGGCGGGGCGCAGCACATCGCGCTTGCTCGGCTTGTAGGGATCGGTCACGACTGCTCCGTTTCGGGTGCGGATGCCTCAGGGGATGCCGCGGTCGGGCTCGCCTGCGGAGCATCCGGGGCCGGGCGGCTCGCCGCCCATTTCAGCGAGAAGCCGCCGATGAGCAGGGCCACGCCGACGATCACGAAATACGCGCCGAGGAATCCGACCGCGGTGACGGCGTCGGGCGGCAGCAGGAGGAAGAGGATCGCCAGCAGCGCGGTGAACGCGCCGACCGTCATCCAGTCGCGTGCTTCGGGCGCCCGGCCGCGCCCGCGCAGACCGAGGTAGAGCTCGGTGAAGCCGGTGACGGCCGCCCAGACGCTGACCAGGTACAGCAGCACGGGCAGGCTCGACGGCAAGGTGAGCGCCAGGACGCCGGCGACGACGGTGACCACCGCGGTCACGGCGGAGACGCCCCGAACGACCCGGTCGGGCTGGAGCCGCAGGGCGAGCGCGCCGACGACGGCGCCGGCCACGACGGCCCACCAGCCGAACACGCCCAGGCCGAGCGCGGGGGAGTGGTCCTGGTTGAACGTGATCACCACGGCGGGCACGAGAGCGAGGATGCCTCGCACGACGGGGACGACCCAGGAGCCGGCCGTGCTCGGCGCAGCGTCGTGGACCTCGGCCACCGGGACCTCTTTCACGTCAGGAGGGATACCGACCCATCCTACGCGCGGGCTCGCTGGGAGGCGGCTGCGTCACGACCAGGCCGGCCGGTCCGTCGTCGAGTCGCGGGCGTGCGCCGAGCGTAGGAGTTGGCGGCCGACACGCCGGAGGCCGCGCCGCCCCGTCGGCGTGTCGCCGCGCGAGTCCTACGAGATGCACCGGCGACGTGGCATCCGATCAGCTCGCGAGCGCTCGCGACCCGGCCCGCTCGCGCTCGTCCGCCTCGATCAGGTCGTGATGCGGCAGCCCGAGGTGATCGCGCAGCGTCGTGCCCTCGTACTCGTGCCGGAACAGTCCGCGACGGCGCAGTTCGGGCACGACGTGGTCGACGAAGATCTCGGCACCCGACGGGAACGCGTCGGGCATGATGTTGAACCCGTCTCCGGCACCCGCCCGGAACCACTGCTCGAGCGTGTCGGCGATCTGCTCGGGCGTGCCGACCGCGAGCCGGTGCCCGCTGCGGATGCGCTTCACGAGCTGACGCGGGGTCAGGTTCTCACGCCGCGCCAGGCTGAGCTGCGCCTCGAGGAAGCCGTGGCTGGTGCGGAACGAGTCATCGGGCTTCGGGAACTTCTCCCACGGCAGCGGCGCGTCGAGGTCGAGCTCCCGCACGTCGACGCCGAGCCGCCCCGAGATCTGCGCGTACTCCTGTTCGAACGACAGGTGGGAGTCGAGTTCGTCCCAGCGTCGCTGCGCCTCCTCCTCGGTGGAGCCGATCACGGTCGAGAGACCGGGCAGGATGCGCACATGGTTCGGATTGCGGCCGAAGGCCGCGGCGCGGGCTCGGATGTCACGGGCGAACGCGATGCCGTCCTCCAGCGTCGTCTGCGCCGTGAAGATCGCGTCAGCCCACCTCGCGCCCAGGTTCTTGCCGCCCTCGGATGCGCCGGCCTGCACGATCACCGGTCGGCCCTGCGGAGTGCGGGGCAGGGTTCCCGCACCCTCGACCGAGAAGAACTCGCCCGTGTGGCCGATGGGCTGCACCGCGTCGGGGCGGCGATCGATGAGCCCGTCGGGTCCGAGCCGAGTCGCATCGGGCGCCCAACTGCCCCACGCCTTCGTCACGACGTCGATGAACTCGTCGGCGCGACGGTAGCGGTCGGAGTGGAACGCGGCGCCGTCCTGCCCGAAGTTGCGGGCCGCGGCATCGCCCGCGGTGGTGACCGCGTTCCAGCCAGCCCGCCCGCGACTGATGTGGTCGAGCGACGCGATCCGGCGGGCCAGGTTGTAGGGATGGTTGTACGACGTCGAGGCGGTCGCGATCACCCCGATGCGCTCGGTCGCGGCCGCCACCGCGGTCAGCAGCACGATCGGGTCGAGCTTGCCGCCGCCCGCTCGCCCGCCCTGATACGCCGGGCCGTCGGCCAGGAAGATGCCGTCGAGCGCGCCGCGCTCGGAGATCTTCGCGATGTTCACGAAGTAGTCGACATCGGTGGTCGCCGTCGGCGGCACCTCGTGGAGATGGGCTGCGGCGGCGTGCCCGCCGAGCCCGAGGATGTTCATCCCGAGGCTCATGCTGCGAGGTCGGTCTGCGGTCATCGTGGTGCGCCTTCCGTGGTGGTGGAGCTGGTGCGTCGGGCAGATGCAATGCTCGGAATCGCGTCGAGCAGGGCACGGGTGTACTGATGCGATGGACGGTGGAATACGGCGTCGGCCTCACCCGATTCGACGACGCGGCCGTCCTTCATGACGAGCACGCGGTCGGCGACGTGATGCACGACACCGAGGTCGTGCGAGATGAAGAGGTAAGCGACGCCGTACTCGCGCTGGATGTCCTCGAACAGGTCGAGGATCTGCGCCTGCACCGAGACATCCAGCGCGGAGACCGGCTCGTCGGCGACGATCACGTCCGGATCGACCGCGAGGGCGCGCGCGATCGCGACGCGTTGGCGCTGGCCGCCCGAGAGGTCGAGCGGCCGGCGTTCGAGGGTCGCGTGCTCGAGCCGCACCAGATCGAGCAGTTCGCGCTCCCGGGCGGTGCGCGCACCGCCTCGGATGCCGGCGACGCCGAGCGCTTCGTCGAGCACCTTGCGCACCGTGTAGCGCGGATCGAACGATCCGAGCGGGTCCTGCGACACCACCTGGATGCGTCGGCGGATCCTCGAGCGCTCAGCGCCGCCGAGATCCTGCCAACGCCGACCCGCGACGCGAACCTCTCCCTCGGTGGCGGTCTCGACGCCCAGCGCGATCCGCGCCACCGTGGTCTTCCCCGAACCGGACTCGCCGACGATCCCCAGCGTCTCGGCTCGTCCGAGTACGAAGGACACGTCGTCGACGACGGTGCGATCGATGCCGTCCGGTCCGCGGAATCGCTTCACCAGCCCGGATGCCTCGATCAGCAGGCCGCCGTCCGGCACCGAGTCGATCGCAGGCGATGGCGCCGTGGCATCCGCCTCGACCCGCCGCGCCGCCGACCGCCCGCGCGAGACGCCCGCGGGAGGTGAGTCGGGCGAGAGGCGCGAACCTCTCGAAGCGGCGGAAGGAATCGCAGCGAGCAGTCGCTTCGTGTACTCGTGCTGCGGATCGTGAAGCACGGCCTCGGTGGTGCCGGCCTCGACGATCTCGCCGTCGCGCATGACGGCGATGCGGTCGGCGATGCTCGCGACGACCGCGAGATCGTGGCTCACGAGCAGCATCGCGCCGTCATCCGACTTGAGACGTCCGAGCAGGCGCAGAATCTGCGCGGCCACAGTCGCGTCGAGCGCGGTCGTCGGCTCGTCGGCGATGAGCACCTTCGGGGACGCGGCGATCGCCGAGGCGATCAACGCTCGCTGGCGAAGGCCCCCCGACAGTTCGTACGGATGCTGCCGTGCCCGCAGTTCGGGCTCGGGGACGCCGACCTCGGTGAGCAACTCCACGACCCGTTGTGCGCGCTCTTTGCGCGTCAACCGGGTGTGCAGCTCGAGCGTCTCGCCGATCTCCCGGCCGACGGGTCGCAATCCGTCGAGCGACGCCAGCGCGTCCTGCAGTACGAAGCCGATGCGCGAACCGCGGATGCCTCGCCAGCTCCGTTCCGAGAACTGACGGGCATCGACACCGTCGATCGCCAGCCGATCGGCGTGCACACGCGAACGCTCGCCGGCCAGGCCGACCAAGGAACGCGACGTGACCGACTTGCCCGAGCCCGACTCGCCGACGAGGGCGAGGCATTCACCTGGCGACACCTCGAGCGAGATTCCGCGTACGACACGGCGCCAGCCGTGGTCGTGGTGGTGGAAGGCCACCTCGAGACCCGACACCTCGATCACCGGTGTGGGCGGCCCGCCGCCGGCCGACGAGCCCTCACGGCTCTCACGTGCCGCGCCCGAGCCATCCGCGCCCGGGGCCGGCCGTTCCAAGACCTCGATCGTCATCCGAGGCCCCTCCCTTCGAGTCGCTGCTTGAGTTCCCGCCCGATCACGCCGACCGCGAGCACGGTGAGCGTCACCGCGAGCGAAGGCCAGAACACGAGGAGCGGGTCGTTGACGAGGAAGTTGCGAGCCGAGGCGATCATCGCGCCCCATTCGGCCTCCGGCGGCTGCGCCCCCAGGCCGAGGAAGCTCAGGCCGGCCCCCGCACCGATCGCACCGCCGATGCGCAGCGCGATCACCGGAATGAGCGGGCGGAAGGCGTTCGGGAACACGTGCCGCACGGCGATGAGCCCGCTGCCGATGCCGAGCGTGCGCGCGGCCTCGATGTACGGTGCGACGCGCACCTGATGCGACTGCGCCCGGATGATCCGGGCGTAGCTCGGGATGCTCGCGATGCCGACGGCGATGAGCGCGTTCATCGTGCCTCCGCCCGCGAGGGTGATCACGATCATCGCGAGCAGGATGTCCGGCACTGCGACCAGGCAGTCGACGAGACGCATGACGCTCGCGTCGGCCCAGCGCGGCCCGAGGCCGGCGAGGATGCCGAGCAGGCTGCCGCCCACGACTCCGATGATCGTCGCCCCGAAGCCGATCGCGAGCGAGGCCGCCGCACCGTGGACGATGCGGCTGAACACATCACGTCCGGCGTCGTCGGTGCCGAACCAGTGGTCGACGCTCGGCGGCGCGAGGATCGCCCGAAGGTCGACTTCGAGCGGGTCGTAGGGAGCGAAGACGGTGGGGAAGAGCGCCGCCGAGATGATCAGAGCGAGGAACGCCGCCGAAGCGACGATGCTCGTACGCAACCAGAGCGGGCGCCGACGCGCTCGCGCGGGGGCCGCGACCGTCGCGTCGAGGACGGATGTCGTTGCCGCGCTCATGCCGTCGCCAGCCTCGGGTCGATGACGGAGTACAGCACGTCGACGACGAGATTCACGACGACGAAGACGAGCGCCGCGAACAGGACGACGCCCAGCACGAGCGGCAAGTCCTGGTTCTGTACGGCGGCGAGCGCGAGCCGGCCGATGCCCTGACGGCTGAACACCGTCTCGACCAGCACCGCCCCGCCGAGCAGGTTCGCGATCACGAAGCCCGTCATCGTCGCGATGGGCACGAGCGAGTGGCGCAGCGCGTGACGGATCTTGACTGCGGTGACGCTCAGCCCGCGGGTGCGAGCGGTGAGGATGAAGGGCTGCTCGAGCACCTCGTCGAGTTCGGTGCGCATCACCTGGGCGAGCGTCGCAGCGATCGGCAGCGCGAGCGTGAGGACGGGAAGAACCAGCCGTTCGATGCCGTCGGTCCCTGAGGACGGGAAGATGGGGATCAGTGCGGCGAACAGGAAGAGCAGCAGGATGCCGAGCACGAAACCCGGAATGCTCGCGAGGAGGATGCCGGTGCCGGAGGCGAACCCGGTGAGCACCCGCCCGCGCTTCGCGGTCGCGAGGGCGACGACGATCGCGAGCACGACCGACACGCCCGCGGCGGTGAAGGCCAGCACCACGGTCGGCCCGAGTTGGATGCCGATCGCGTCGGCCACCGGCATCCGCTGCTGGTAGGACGTGCCGAGGTCGCCCGAGAGCAGACGGCCGAAGTATCGGGCGTACTGCTCCCAGATCGGACGGTCGAACCCCCACTCGGCACGCACCTGCGCCAGCACCTCGGGCGTGGGGTTCGCCTCGCTGCCTCCGAGCAGCATGATCGCCGGGTCTCCCTTCGGCACGTGGAGTGCGAGGAAGGTCAGCGTCGCGGCGCCCCAGAGCACGAGGATGCCGCTCAGGACGCGTCGCCCGACGGTCAGGCCGAGCGCGCGGACCGTGCGGGTCACGCGGCCCCGCGCGATGCCTGCGGTCCACGACCGCGTCGGCGACTCGGGGGCGGCGGACACTTCCGCCGCCCCGTCGACAGTCGTCTCGGTCATGGTTCGAGCCACGCGATCGTGAAGAGGGGCACACCGTGCGACGAGTCGGCGAGCACGCCATGGAGGTTGTCGTGCACGGCCCACGGCGTATAGAAGTCGTACAGCGGGATCGCCGGAACGAGTTCGGCGAGCCTCGCCTGCGCCTTGCCGTAGAGCTCGGCGAGCTCCTCGGTGTCGGTCGTCTGGCGCGCGTCGAGGAGGATTCCGTCGAGCTCAGCGTCGGTCAGTCGGGAAGTGTTCTGCCCGATGCGCTCAGGTGAGGTGATCTCGCCGGATGCGTACACGATGTAGAGGGCGTCGGGGGTGTTCGTGTGCCACACACCCGTGCCGATGTCGTAGTCGCCGTTTCGGCGGCGCTCCTGCGCCTCGGCGCTCGGCAACTGGATGAGCTTCAGTTCGACACCCAGCTTCTTCAGTTCGGACTGGATGAGGTCGTTGAGCGAGCCAGGCGTGGCGGTCTCGGTGACGGGGAATTCGGCCGTGAGCCGCTGACCGTCCTTCGTTCGATACCCGTCGGCGTCGATCGTGCTCCAGCCCGCCTCGTCGAGCAGTTCGCCCGCGCGGTCGGGGTCGTACTCCCACGCCTCTTCGGCAGCGGGGTCGTAGTACTGCGTCGTCGGCGAGAGGAACGCGTGGCGCGGCTCGTACTCACCGAACCCGACGGCCTCCGCAATGCCCTCGGAGTCGATGCCGAGCGCGAGCGCCTGCCGGACCTTCAGGTCGTCGAAGGGCGGGCGTGAGGTGTTGAGCGTGATGCGCTGCGGGTTCCCGATGCGCGAGATGTTGTGGTATTCGATAGACGAATCCGCCTCGATCGCCGCGGCGTTCTGCGGGGCGATGTTGTCGGTCGCGTCGAACTCACCGCTGACGAGCGAGCTGTACCGGACAGCGGGCTCGGTGATGAAGCTGATCTCGATGCGATCGAGGTAGGCGGGACCGTCATGGTTCAGATAGTCGGCCGACCAGTCGTAGTCGGCGCGCTTGGCGAACGTGACGCCCTCGCCCGGCGTGTACTTCTCGACGACGTACGGGCCGCTGCCGATCGGCTGCAGGCACGTCTGCTCGGGGTGCTCGGCGAGCTGTTTCGGCGAGATGAGACCGAGCCACCCTTGCGCGAGCACGTAGAGGAACGGGCTGTACGCGTAGTCGAGCTTCACTTCGAGCGTCTCGTCGTCGATCACACGAGTGGAGGCGATCGGGTCGATGTACGCGGCAGCCAGCGGGGACTTGGTCTCGGGAGCGGCCATGTGATCGAAGTTCGCAACCACTGCTGCCGCGTCGAACGGCGTCCCGTCGCTGAAGGTCACGTCGTCGCGCAGGTGGAAGGTGTAGGTGCGTCCGTCCTCGGAGATGTCCCACGATTCCGCGAGCCACGGCGACGGGTTGCCGTCGGCGTCGAGGCTGACGAGGTTGTCGTAGATGATGCGGCCGAGGAGTTGCAGCTGCGCGGTCGAGACCTGGTGGCCGTCGAGGCACACCGGGTCGGATGACGTCGAGAGGCGCAGCGTGCCGCCGGCGACGGCGTTCGGGTCGTCCTCAGCGGGCGGGCGAGCGAGGTCGGTCTGCGAATCCGCGGTCGGCACCTCGTCCTGAGCGGGGCCGGCGCAACCGGCGAGCATCGCGGCGGCACCGACGAGGGCGACGCCGGCGAGGACGAGGCGGGCCCGCGGATGCTTCGATCGGAGGGTCATGGTCTGCTTTCGGTTCTGGACCGCTCGGTGAGCGGTTGCTGTCGGTCGATGGCGGGGAATGCATCCGCCGTGACCGCAATGCTCCTCAGCAGACAAAACGGTCGTCAATCCGGGCCGGCGAATATGTTCTCCAATGTCTGCACATGACCTCGGATTACATTGCGGTTATGTTCGGATATGCTCGTCCCTATTCTGAACATTCGTATGGGAAGGAGGAGCCGATGGAGATCGCTACCGAGGGAACGCTCACGGCGCTCGACTTGGCGGAGCGGATCGGCGGCACCCGGTCCGAGGACATCCGCCGCACCATCGCCGACCTCATCACCTCGGGTGCCCTGCCGCCGGGCACCCGCCTGCCCACGATTCGCGATGTCGCCGCGGCGCTCGATACCAGCGTGGGCTCGGTCGCCGACGCGTGGACGGAGCTCAGGCGGCTCGGTCTGCTCGACACTCGGCGCCGGGGCGGCACGACGGTGTCGTCGCGCAGCGCCGAGACCCCCGACACCGCCGGACTCGCCCTGGGCGATACGGGAGTCGGCCGCTCGAGCGATCCCGACGTCGCCGGGGCCTTCCTCCGACGCGACCGCATCGACCTCGGCCGTGCAAGCGCCGATCCCGCCTTCCTCCCCGACCCCACCGCGTTTCTCGTCGCCGCGATCGACACCACCGACGACTCCGGCAGCGACCTGATCACACCGGCTCTCCGTGCGGCAGTCGTCCCGGGGCTCTCCTTCACCCCCCAGGCCGTGGCAGCCGCGCCAGGCATGCACGCCGCGATGCACCTGGCCTACACCGCTCTCCTCCGACCCGGCGATGTCGTCGCCGTCGAGGATCCGACGTGCGTGCGGAACCTCGCCCTGCTCCGCGCCGCGGGCGCGCGGGTGGTCCCCATCGCCTCCGACGCGGATGGTCCGCTGCCCGAATCGGTCGCGGCGGCTCTCGAGCAGGGCCTGACGATGCTGGCGTTCCAGCCGGTCGCCGCGGTTCCGCTCGGCGCTTCGCTCACCAGGCGTCGACGCGACGAACTCGCGGAGCTCATCGCGAATGCTCCGGCGCCGCCGTGGATCCTCGAGGAAGATCCCGCCGGGCCGCTCGGCGGCCGGCACCCCGGCGGTGGCACGACCAGGGGGGAGAGCCTCGGCGCAGTGCTGCCCGACCGAGTGCTCAGGGTCGTGCACCTCGCGCGTGCGTTCGGTCCGCTGCTGCAGACCGCGGTCCTCGCGGGCGGGAGCACCGCCGTTCACGCCGTCGCCGAGGTGCAGCGGCTCGAAGGCGCACGGCCGAATCCACTCCTGCAGGACGCCCTCGCCGCGCTCATGCGGGACGCGTCGGCCGACGCCCTGATCATCGCCGCTGCCGAGACGTACGCCCGCCGTAACCGCGCCCTGCTCGACGCGCTCGCAGCACGGGGCATCTCCGCGCAGGGGGCGGGCGGGTTCTTCGCCTGGGTGCCGGTGGCCGACGAGCGCGATGCGTTGCTGCGGTTGGCCGAGCACGGCGTCTCGGCCAGCCCGGGCTCGCGGAGCACCTTCGGCGACCTGGCCCCGCACATCCGGGTCGCCACGACCAGGCTTCCCGACGATCCGCAACGCATCGCCGAGCTCGCCGACGCGGTCGCCGCTGCGGCCGCGCACACCCTCGCCACGGAGGACGAATGACCGGTACCGCCGAGAGCTCGTTCAGCCGATCGCTGGTGCGCCTCTACCCTCTTTCGCGCGAGGTCGTGCCCCGGCTCGCGCTGGGCTTGACCACGGCGGTGCTGGCGAGCGCGGTCGCGCTCGCGATTCCGCAGGTGCTGCAGTGGATCGTGAACGGTCCGCTCTTCGCCGACTCCGACCCGGTCGCCCTGTGGTGGGGCGTCGGGATCGTGCTCGCGCTCGGCATCGCCGAGGCGGCGCTGCTCACCGCGCGCCGCCAGCTCGTGCTCGCCCCGGGCACGAAGCTCGAGGCGAAGCTGCGCGTGCGCCTCTACGCACACCTCACCGAGTTGCCGGTCGCGTTCCACGACGAGTGGGGCAGCGGGCAGTTGCTGTCGAGGTCGATGAGCGACATCCGCCGGTTCCGCCGCTGGATCAGCTTCGGCATGATCATGATCTGCGTGAACGCGATCACGATCGCGATCGGCACGGCGCTCATGTTCGCCTCGAGCTGGCTGCTCGGCGTGATCTACGCGGCGGCCGCGCTGCCGGTGCTCGTCATGAGCTTCCGGTTCCGCCGCCGGTACCGCATCGCCTCGCGCCTCGCGCAGGATCAGGCGGGCGACCTCGCCACGGTCGTCGAGGAGTCGGTCCGCGGTATCCGCGTCCTGAAGGCCTTCGGGCGCGGACGCGACGCGCTCGACTCGTTCGCCGCCCGCGCCGACGAGCTGCGCGAGACCGAGCTCTCGAAGTCGCGCTCGCTGTCGACCGTCTCGATGCTGCTCACCCTGCTGCCCGAGGCCGCCCTCGCGGTCGCGCTCGTCGTGGGCGCGTTCCTGGTCGCCGACGGCGACCTCACGGTGGGCGCGCTGGTCGCGTTCTTCGCGACCGCGGCCCTCGTCAACGGCCCGCTCGGCCGGCTGGGCGAGCAGTTCGCGATGTCGATGGACGCCAAGGCCGCGATCGATCGGTACTTCGAGGTGCTCGACGTGCCGAACACGATCCTCGACCCCGCCGAGGGCGAGCGGCAGAGCTTGGATGCCCCGATCGGCATGGAACCTTCAGACAGCACGGATGCTTCGATCAACACGGATGCTTCGAACAGCACGGATGTCTCGGATGTCTCGACGGCTCGGTCGGGCCGCGTGGAGCGAGGCATCCGGCTCGAGTTCGCCGACGTGCGCTTCCGCTATCCCGACGCGCCGCCCGAGGCACCCGACCTGCTCGACGGAGTCGACCTCGTCGTCGAGCCGGGGGAGACCCTCGCGCTCGTCGCGCTCACCGGCGGCGGCAAGAGCACGCT from Agromyces larvae includes the following:
- a CDS encoding ABC transporter permease translates to MTETTVDGAAEVSAAPESPTRSWTAGIARGRVTRTVRALGLTVGRRVLSGILVLWGAATLTFLALHVPKGDPAIMLLGGSEANPTPEVLAQVRAEWGFDRPIWEQYARYFGRLLSGDLGTSYQQRMPVADAIGIQLGPTVVLAFTAAGVSVVLAIVVALATAKRGRVLTGFASGTGILLASIPGFVLGILLLFLFAALIPIFPSSGTDGIERLVLPVLTLALPIAATLAQVMRTELDEVLEQPFILTARTRGLSVTAVKIRHALRHSLVPIATMTGFVIANLLGGAVLVETVFSRQGIGRLALAAVQNQDLPLVLGVVLFAALVFVVVNLVVDVLYSVIDPRLATA
- a CDS encoding ABC transporter ATP-binding protein encodes the protein MTGTAESSFSRSLVRLYPLSREVVPRLALGLTTAVLASAVALAIPQVLQWIVNGPLFADSDPVALWWGVGIVLALGIAEAALLTARRQLVLAPGTKLEAKLRVRLYAHLTELPVAFHDEWGSGQLLSRSMSDIRRFRRWISFGMIMICVNAITIAIGTALMFASSWLLGVIYAAAALPVLVMSFRFRRRYRIASRLAQDQAGDLATVVEESVRGIRVLKAFGRGRDALDSFAARADELRETELSKSRSLSTVSMLLTLLPEAALAVALVVGAFLVADGDLTVGALVAFFATAALVNGPLGRLGEQFAMSMDAKAAIDRYFEVLDVPNTILDPAEGERQSLDAPIGMEPSDSTDASINTDASNSTDVSDVSTARSGRVERGIRLEFADVRFRYPDAPPEAPDLLDGVDLVVEPGETLALVALTGGGKSTLAQLVPRLYDVTGGAVRVGGIDVRHLDRLTLRTHVSMAFEDPVLFSASVRENVLLGVPDAGDDVLRQALDVAGADFVHSLPGGVDAMIGEEGLSLSGGQRQRIALARAIAPAPRVLILDDPLSALDVRTEALVTERLRASLRGTTTLVVAHRPSTVALADRVALLHEGRIVAVDTHAELLATHELYRSVLARQARPVRESGVGPIPADGAARAQRTATAKPADASAKPAGASAKPTGATAIARARR
- a CDS encoding GntR family transcriptional regulator, whose translation is MEIATEGTLTALDLAERIGGTRSEDIRRTIADLITSGALPPGTRLPTIRDVAAALDTSVGSVADAWTELRRLGLLDTRRRGGTTVSSRSAETPDTAGLALGDTGVGRSSDPDVAGAFLRRDRIDLGRASADPAFLPDPTAFLVAAIDTTDDSGSDLITPALRAAVVPGLSFTPQAVAAAPGMHAAMHLAYTALLRPGDVVAVEDPTCVRNLALLRAAGARVVPIASDADGPLPESVAAALEQGLTMLAFQPVAAVPLGASLTRRRRDELAELIANAPAPPWILEEDPAGPLGGRHPGGGTTRGESLGAVLPDRVLRVVHLARAFGPLLQTAVLAGGSTAVHAVAEVQRLEGARPNPLLQDALAALMRDASADALIIAAAETYARRNRALLDALAARGISAQGAGGFFAWVPVADERDALLRLAEHGVSASPGSRSTFGDLAPHIRVATTRLPDDPQRIAELADAVAAAAAHTLATEDE
- a CDS encoding ABC transporter permease, whose amino-acid sequence is MSAATTSVLDATVAAPARARRRPLWLRTSIVASAAFLALIISAALFPTVFAPYDPLEVDLRAILAPPSVDHWFGTDDAGRDVFSRIVHGAAASLAIGFGATIIGVVGGSLLGILAGLGPRWADASVMRLVDCLVAVPDILLAMIVITLAGGGTMNALIAVGIASIPSYARIIRAQSHQVRVAPYIEAARTLGIGSGLIAVRHVFPNAFRPLIPVIALRIGGAIGAGAGLSFLGLGAQPPEAEWGAMIASARNFLVNDPLLVFWPSLAVTLTVLAVGVIGRELKQRLEGRGLG
- a CDS encoding ABC transporter substrate-binding protein, which encodes MTLRSKHPRARLVLAGVALVGAAAMLAGCAGPAQDEVPTADSQTDLARPPAEDDPNAVAGGTLRLSTSSDPVCLDGHQVSTAQLQLLGRIIYDNLVSLDADGNPSPWLAESWDISEDGRTYTFHLRDDVTFSDGTPFDAAAVVANFDHMAAPETKSPLAAAYIDPIASTRVIDDETLEVKLDYAYSPFLYVLAQGWLGLISPKQLAEHPEQTCLQPIGSGPYVVEKYTPGEGVTFAKRADYDWSADYLNHDGPAYLDRIEISFITEPAVRYSSLVSGEFDATDNIAPQNAAAIEADSSIEYHNISRIGNPQRITLNTSRPPFDDLKVRQALALGIDSEGIAEAVGFGEYEPRHAFLSPTTQYYDPAAEEAWEYDPDRAGELLDEAGWSTIDADGYRTKDGQRLTAEFPVTETATPGSLNDLIQSELKKLGVELKLIQLPSAEAQERRRNGDYDIGTGVWHTNTPDALYIVYASGEITSPERIGQNTSRLTDAELDGILLDARQTTDTEELAELYGKAQARLAELVPAIPLYDFYTPWAVHDNLHGVLADSSHGVPLFTIAWLEP